In a single window of the Amia ocellicauda isolate fAmiCal2 chromosome 20, fAmiCal2.hap1, whole genome shotgun sequence genome:
- the znf503 gene encoding zinc finger protein 503 — MITSPSISALRNSNNSSRAWETSGSGNNSAATNINKPFLHSVPPSDPLRQANRLPIKVLKMLTARTGHILHPEYLQPLPSTPVSPIELDAKKSPLALLAQTCSQIGKPDPPPSSKLSSVTSNGSSDKESKSGPLKLSDIGVEDKSSFKPYSKPSEKKDASSGSSGGEKSGFRVPSATCQPFTPRTGSPNSSSSASPLPSEGKSGDSQDKKESDCNKSSSNEGSGTTSISHSRISVSCAGINVEVNQHQETTSGSKPITSDSSSVSSASSASVLGSGLVAPVSPYKPGQTVFPLPPAGMTYPGTLAGAYAGYPPQFLPHGVTLDPTKSNSLVNAQLAAASSLGCSKAGSSPLAGASPPSIMSASLCRDPYCLSYHCASHLAGAASASCTHDSAAAAALKSGYPLVYPTHPLHSVHSSPPSFAGHPLYPYGFMLPNDPLPHVCNWVSANGPCDKRFSSSEELLNHLRTHTAFTGTEKLISGYPSSSSLASAAAAAMACHMHMPPTGGPGSPSTLALRSPHHALGLSSRYHPYSKSPLPTPGAPVPVPAATGPYYSPYALYGQRLTTASALGYQ, encoded by the exons ATGATCACATCGCCCTCGATCTCTGCTCTaagaaatagtaataatagcaGTCGAGCCTGGGAAACCAGCGGCTCTGGGAATAACAGCGCCGCGACCAACATCAACAAGCCCTTCCTCCACTCCGTCCCTCCTTCGGACCCTCTAAGGCAAGCAAACCGGCTCCCGATCAAGGTGTTGAAAATGCTTACGGCGCGGACAGGACACATTTTGCACCCCGAATACTTGCAACCTCTGCCGTCGACCCCGGTTAGTCCCATTGAG ttAGATGCCAAGAAAAGTCCACTGGCCCTTTTGGCACAAACGTGCTCCCAAATTGGTAAACCGGACCCCCCGCCCTCCTCCAAGCTCTCTTCAGTAACCTCGAATGGATCTAGTGACAAAGAGTCCAAATCCGGCCCTTTGAAACTGAGTGACATCGGAGTTGAAGATAAATCTAGTTTCAAACCCTACTCCAAGCCATCCGAGAAGAAGGACGCATCCTCCGGGAGCTCTGGTGGAGAGAAATCTGGTTTCCGTGTCCCTAGCGCCACCTGCCAGCCATTTACTCCAAGGACAGGCAGCCCGAATTCCAGCTCCTCCGCGTCTCCGCTGCCGTCGGAGGGCAAATCGGGAGACAGTCAGGACAAGAAAGAGTCCGACTGCAACAAAAGCAGCTCCAACGAGGGCTCTGGGACCACGAGCATCAGCCACAGCAGGATAAGCGTTAGTTGTGCTGGAATTAACGTGGAGGTCAACCAACACCAGGAGACCACCTCAGGATCCAAACCTATCACTTCAGACTCGTCATCCGTATCTTCGGCTTCCTCGGCCTCCGTTCTCGGATCTGGACTTGTAGCCCCCGTTTCCCCCTATAAGCCCGGTCAGACTGTTTTCCCACTTCCCCCTGCTGGCATGACCTACCCTGGGACCTTGGCCGGGGCCTATGCCGGCTACCCACCGCAGTTCCTGCCACACGGAGTGACTTTAGATCCAACTAAGTCTAACAGTCTAGTTAATGCACAGCTGGCCGCCGCCAGTTCACTAGGCTGCAGTAAGGCCGGATCGAGCCCTTTAGCCGGAGCCTCGCCGCCATCCATCATGTCTGCCAGCCTGTGTAGAGACCCTTACTGCTTGAGCTACCACTGCGCCAGCCACCTGGCCGGGGCGGCCAGTGCCTCCTGTACGCACGACTCTGCTGCAGCCGCGGCGCTCAAATCCGGATACCCGCTGGTCTACCCAACGCATCCCCTGCATAGCGTCCACTCCTCGCCTCCGTCTTTTGCTGGACACCCTCTCTACCCTTACGGTTTCATGCTCCCAAATGATCCCCTGCCCCACGTCTGTAACTGGGTGTCGGCCAATGGACCTTGTGATAAGCGGTTTTCCTCGTCTGAAGAACTTCTGAACCACTTGCGGACCCACACAGCTTTCACTGGGACCGAGAAACTAATCTCGGGTTACCCCAGCTCGTCCTCTTTAGCCAGTGCTGCCGCAGCAGCCATGGCATGCCACATGCACATGCCCCCCACAGGAGGCCCTGGCAGCCCCAGCACGTTGGCACTTCGGAGCCCTCACCATGCTTTAGGACTAAGCAGCCGCTACCACCCTTATTCAAAGAGCCCCTTGCCCACTCCTGGCGCCCCAGTCCCTGTACCCGCGGCCACTGGACCATATTACTCCCCTTATGCACTGTACGGACAAAGACTGAccacagcatcagcactgggaTACCAGTAA